TGATTAATCTCACTGATTGTATCACCTCTGTTCGTTGTTACTCAGGTAAAGCTCATTCTCTTTCCATACAAACGTCATCCTTCTTCCTCCATTATTAGTCTATGGCTCTCTACTAACCCAAGCAAAAGATGGGAACTCCTTCTTTACACGCCTTTCTGGATTACTCTAGCTCTCGGAACCGTCCTTCTTTCTCCTTTATAAAACAATATCAACCAAACCATTTTATGTTTCAGGGTATACCTTCCCTGTTCACATTCAAAGAAATGTTTCGTTTTTCTTCACTTATTAATTATTTTGATCGCGACAATGTCTTTAGTTACAACGGATGAGAAATAAACTCGAAGAACCAGACAGATTTCAACATCTTCCTTCATTAAAAGAGTTTAAACTTGCGGGtatgaaaagaaaaacagaatATTAAAAAAGCAtgggtttgggagaaattttctcCCAAAAATTGGGGGGCGCGTTTTTCGCGTGTGGGTTTCACGGTAGAAAAATCTCCAAAAATGGGTCTAGTAGTAGTTTTCACATTCTAAATATGCCTGCAGTCAAAGTCAGGAATGGACGTAAGAAGGGACTAGCCTAGACTATTGCCCGTCTTTAAaagaactataattttgggcataccaaaatctttcaaggcatacaaaatagttttcccatcctagTTGACCTTATAAGGGATGTCTATTGGGTatttcaattacctatatacccttgaacttaaaatcaaaaaataaactatcctaaacatctcttcttcttcctctagctAAACCtccttccttttctctcagatttttttttcatcactgtaattaattatcgattcgtgaaaattcgatcatcggttaaattgaactatataatggatcgtacaaagaaaaaagcaaacgttaggtgttctaaatcctcttccaatccatgatttaaagaagaagaaccaattgaagatgaaggtgtaaaaactataattgaaccggaaattgaatcggaaattcaaccatttgaagctccaaatactaAAATGAGGATAAtaaggtattccctacaaacccagtcttttatttgttgtttttcatggattgaatgggttaaattgctaaaaacttagggtttttgacggttacagtagcgggttcggctgataattgagttgagttttgagccgaactgttcttgaaatttctccctgaaagtgtctatgaacagttcggctgataattgagttgagtttttagccgaaccccaaaatgtgtattgaatacgtcccagaacagtgccaggttcggctaataccttgcaaacctttccggccgaacctgagaagtgaaatttaccccaggtggttttcaggttcggctgactcgattagatcactttcaagacGAAcatctctgtaaacacttcgaaaatattgatttgcaggctctaggttcgtctagctcgtgttgttgagttatcagccgaaccttctctttgcacactcaagtttttcgatcttgttttgtccataactttttcgtccgatgtcggaatgacctcattctttttgcgttgtgtttgtcttttcattctcttgaagttgaagataagatctaattgattttaatgattttaatatggaccttggtattctccatcattagacttcactttcttaacatttttagtaatttccactttttttgtttggttcatcctatAAAAAGGTTGTACAATAGAAAACATagtcctggttcgccgaaccataccaaatcattttggaagtgatccttggtatcctcgtgaattatgtctactggatcaggttgattttccatgggtccaagcacgatctacaaagaatatcacaaggttaaacactagaaagggaatataataacaaggttcggcgcattcgataatcacattatgtgccgaactataaacacttacaggtttcggcttatacgatatcttcaatatgtgccgaaccacgaacaatattttaacccaaaaattaacaaattcatgttcggctcagacgataatcatattatgtgccgaaccttgaacataagaggtttcggatgatacgatattctccatatgtgccgaaccagtaacaatatttcaacccagaaattaaaaaattatgttcggcacatacgattttggatatgtaagccgaattagtaatgattctattccgggctattcaggatgttgttcggcttactatgaaactttcatattatccgaactagtgtctaacaaaagggttggaattggaaattataggttcggcgcatgcagtaaacagattcagtaagccgaaccgttcatcaattggtagattcggctcatagatgtgagccgaacctcaacctgtttcgccgaatcatgattcaaaaaacctaacttttgataattgagagctatagaagtgagattaagtataggatataagtgtatctgtgtattagaagcattgggttcctcatcaatgtcttcatcatcaggatttggctcataaaaatcatcatcttgagtttgtgtttgagtttgagcttgagtttgagtgggtgtaaaatcattctcataatctaagaaatcagccatttctggatcattgttgtagttgatatgtattttcctaggttttttagatgaatgatgaccctcctcatcctccattgaatcaagaattagaattttctcactttctccttctctttctctccttcttaaccaaatcaaaactttgattttttttttcctcaaatttttcatctaaacaactcttataattctgaaaattattttaatcactaaacaaaatatttaatcactaatcaagattattaacactaatacataaAGGGCATATTTGccattaaattttttttgggttaacgggttatctgattttgctatttcacaaccttttttgtcttcattcagtatgccttgaaagattttggtatgcccaaaattatagttccTTTAAAATTGGCCCAAAATGTCGAATTTTCTGCCTAACCCAATGAATAAACTAGGTAGCCCATTTAATTTTGTTGAGCAAGCCTGCTACCGTTACCAGCCCATTGGAGAATTGTTTTCGAATGAAAATCATAAGTTTACCGCTAAGCCCACTACCATTACTATGTCATATGACTCGTATGTTATTGAATCATTGATCGATCAGATGACAAATTTAAATACCTTAAACTATTACTCAaatatcttatttttatttttgtataaatATAGTTAACAGCTAATCAAGAAGTATAATCTTGCGTCCGTCCCTAATCAAAACTTGTTTAAGAATCTGAAATAGTCCTTAAGGGCTCAAATTTGTTTTGTAATTAAAAGATTTTACCACAGAAATCGCCTCATAACTAAAAATTTGCCATTTATTTAACAATTGCATGTCAGAAATCTATACAATCAAAAATCACTTAAGTTTCATACATTAACCCCAAAAAGTTATTGTTACATGCGATTTATCCATGGGCTAACATCTAGCCCATAACCTATTTGATAATTGCAACCCAAATTGTTTGCTCGATAACTTAGGATTTTAAATATATATGATAAATGTATTTTTCGAAGTTAGCAAAGATCTAATATTTTCCAACTCATGATCGGTGTCTCTCATAGTGTGACAACTAGATTAGCTAGAACTCATTCATGTACTTGACTAATATAGTCACTAAGTAAATGCAAACCTCTAGGAGCAGAAAGCATATAGGATTTGATGTCATAAATTATATAGAAAATCTATATTGTAGGATATTGCCTTGAGTATCAAGAATATGGTTGAACAATAAGATCATATTAGAGTTTGTTATCACGATTTCAAATATTATGTCGACATTTACGAACATTCCCAATCTAACTTGTGCTCATCTAGATGTTTGGAAAACCCGTGACCATAACAATCATCGAAAATTTAAAAACAAGTTAGATACAGTCAGCATGGATCCTGGGATCGATCCTTGCCACAAGGGATAGGTTTTATTCAGGGTCAGTCCTAGGTAGGATAGGTCACGCATGTAGGGTCccttttcgattatgaaacaagtttcaCAATTTTATTAGGGGTATTGTGATCAGCGTCGTGGACGTGTTGGACGTGTCCTAAACGGATTAAATCTTTCCATCACCCTAAGGATTCTGAAATGAGCTTCATAACGGAAGCTTGATCTTTTCCATCTCCGCCATTCCCCGAGAGATCGTGCTATAACTTCATCATTGGTTTCAACCCTCAATCGATATTGATTCACAAGATAAGTTAACTGGACGAATTCTTCAATGTGTTTGTTTATTGAACCAACTCGGCAGAAAAAAATCAACGGAGTGACGGTTATTTGGGTTACCGATGTCGGCGTAGAATTTTTCGTGAATTCtccccaaataactcatactcattaTGCCTCCTTGCCTACGTTCTTCTCTTCGTCTCGGATAAAATCGAACATAGCGCCTAcataaagataaatcttcttctatcgtgaactccgtaggattaatgaatggttgggacattatgttgaagatgatgttgaaGAGAGTTTAAACGTATTTGTGTTCCATAGAGGGTAAAAGGATACCATCCTTATATACATTTTAGAGTACCAACGGCTCCATTTTGTAGATGACCGACTACATAATCGGTAGATTAACAAGTTAACCTAACTTCCGATTATAAAGTtgcccaaattttgtttttgccggAATATCaattttttcgaatttgggaactagagTAATCGGTAGGTTAATTAGTTAAACTTACGTCCGATTATAAAGTTGccacaaattttgtttttgccgaAATCACcaatttttcgaatttgggaactactataatcggtagttaaataAGGTACTTTAACCTCCGATTATTAAGATGCCCCAAATTTTGTTTCTGTCAAAATCTCAATTTTTTCGAATTTAGGAACTTTCCATAACCGGTAGTTTATGAAGTTATTTATGAACTTCACCTATCTACCGATTGCTAACAACCAAACATTGAGAATACTAGTtagtaatcggtagataatatcaCTTTCTTAACTACTGATTGTATGAAGGTACTTTGGTAATCTCAGCAAATTTGGACATCTCATAACCTTGTCTATGGATTGGGAACAAAAaaatcgcccctaattctttcagtgTAGCCCCAATGACGCTAGGCTTTTTAATTATACATATGTGCCTATATTCCGGAAACTAGCAACTCTAGAATGGGACTTCCAAGGTCGATTATTAATGATTTTCTGATATTGGTGTTATTTAATTTTGTAGGTGGCATTCCCATTGTCTGTTTTGTTTTCAGTATGAATATGTATCTTAGTAATTTTGTTCTTCTGTTTCTTGCTTTCTCCTTGTAACCTTGTGCACTGTATTAAGGCATGCTAACATTGGCTTCTGCGTCATGTGATCCTTGGAGCATCAATAAAACTATGTAGATGTATGAAACTTTTGTATTTTGATCATACCCGCAGACCAgcacaaaaattacaaaaatgcaAGAacattaaaagagtcaaaaactAATTCCTTGACATCATTTGAAATTAGATTCTGTAGCATGCATCCATATCTGtctgtcctttttttcttcattcactattctttttttgtttctcGTTATTGTAATTCATTGATTTGTTGAATTATTTTACAGATAACCACGATATTTTCGAGAATTATCTGAGATCTCACCACTAACGACAATTATTGCCAGCAATGGAAAATATGCACGCAACGCTATGAAAGCACAATATGAACCTCTTCGAGACAGTCTGTGACACTGGTCTAAGAAGCAAGTGTTTGCTTGGGATTATGAACAGGGTTATtagtttttgttgttgattgagaatGGACATTTTAGTTGGCATCGCTCTGTAAGGAAGTTTTTGGAAGGAAGTTTCCTGGTTTGGTTTTAGGGAAGAATCCCAAACTAGGAAAGTAACTTTTTGGATTCCTAATCAAGTTTTATTTCCAGAATTTGACTCGTCTTGTATATAAATCCTTTGGTTGCTTTCTCAGTTTAAACACTTTTGAAAGAATATAATCAGCAGAAATCCCATCTTCTTGCAATGTCAATTTTAAGTCTTCCAGAAGAGATTCAAGATGCAATCTGTATGAAATTGCCAGCAGATTCCATCTCAGCCTGCAGGTGCGTGTGCGAGTATTGGTATGCTTTACTTTCTGCCCCTAAATGTGTCGGCAAGCAGCAAAACAGGCTTCCACCAAAGGTTATGATGAAGATCTTTGCGAGATTACCAGCTATTGACATAATAACTACTTGTTGCCGTGTATGCAAGTATTGGCATAATCTGATaacaaaagattgcattcttccTCCTTATTGGTCTAAATTCCGTCATTACAATTATATTTATTCATAACTTCTTTTGGATGTACTTCATTATTTTGGTAATGTGTCGATTTTCTTTTAAGAGGTTTTCGGCCCATGCCCTCTCCAATTATTGTTCTCCACATTACTTTTTTATCCCAGTGAATTTCATAAGATAAAATATTAGACGGGCTTAATCCCTGAGGGTACATGAGTCAAAAAAGACTATAACTTGAGCCGAATATTTGTTCACTAGCCAAAAGAGTTAAGAGGGTGTTTAATATTAGGAGCAGCATTAATCCCCCTTCCcccctccaaaaaaaaaaaaaaaaaggaaaaaaaagttaattttcattttcaaattttgTTCCTAACGTAATTCAGAATTTTTTACTTATCGAAAGCTATGCCAGAGAACcaacaacaaaataaacaaaggAGTGGCCTCCTCGCTGCAAAAGCCAATACCTTTTCATTTCCACTTGTATCAAGTCAACCTCTCTAGCTCTGAAGTGAAATTTGAAAGAAATGTCAATGTGGAGACTTCCGGAAGAGATTGAGGTAGATATTTTTCTCAAATTACCAGTGAATTCAATCTTAGCATGTAGATGTGTGTGCAAGCCATGGTGTGGTCTACTTACTAAACCTAAATTTATCAAGGATCACCTTGATCTTACAATTCAAAGTAACAATAATAACAATCCTAGACTCATGTTTGGTCAATCTCAGTATGATCAAGGTAAGAACCCTATCATTAATTCCGTAGATTAcaaatcaatttcatcatcatcatcatcatcagcttcaGATTTCCCAGAAATGAAAGTTGTTTCGATGGAGTACccatttgaaaaaataaatactAAAGCTATTGTATTTCTGGGTTCTTGCACTGGATTGATATGCTTGGGTGTTTCTAACAATGGAACGAGTATTAATGAGAAAAACTGGATTTGTATCTGGAACCCATCAACTGGTGAATATATAGATATCAAATTGCACATATTGGAATTTCGGGAGAAAGCAAGCTACTGTTACAGATATGGGTTTGGCTATGGCAGCAACATCGATGATTACAAGTTAGTGCAAATTTCTGGTTATGATAACTGTTGGAGCCAAATTGTTAAAGTATGTACGATAGGATCCAAGTGTTGGAAAACTATTCAAAGCAAACACCCTTACGTATTTTCTGGTCAGCTGCACGAAAATCTTCACGGGGTGTTTATTAATGGTGTTCTTCACTGGTCAGGTGCTACGAAAGCCACTTTTGGAATCACTGGTAAACAtatagtttgttttgatattaacgAAGAGAGATTCATGGATATTCCATTTCCTGAAGAAACTGTGCTACCTCTACAACAACATCAGGAAACGTATAGAGAAGTAGGGGTGTTGGGAGACTGCCTTTGTGTAGTGTTTTCTGTCATAGGTACCCGAACGGATGTATGGGTGATGCAAGATTATGGAGTAAGAGAATCTTGGACTAAAATATTTACCACTACCCAGGAAACAATGACCAGAGATCGGTTTTTGAAGCCGATATGGTCTTTTGAAAATGGTGACATTCTAGTTCATTCTTGCGGACAGTCGAGTTTATGCAATCATAATAATGGAAACACCACTAGAAAGGTTCTATTTGATGGTATTAATATGGGAAGGTATCCAGAAAGTTATGTGGAGAGCCTGGTTTCTCTTAAATCGAGAACATATGTGAAGAAAAGGATTACAAATGGAAATAAGGAGTCTAGCGACGAAGATTGAGTTGATAGAAATGAACTTTTGAGTTGTTTTTTTTATGATGTATATTTCTTTTCTTATAGTGATGAAGGACATGATTTTTCTGCAATACTGCATTAATAGTATTGAAGTTAGATGAAATTGGCCAGGTACACGTTGGCTAATTTGAgtattttcttttttgattcaGGGTTCGCCTAAGGACCTGCTGTATCCGAGGATCCAGCCATTCAAATAGCTGTGGAATGGGCTAGAAAAAAGAAGGAAAGGGAGGTGGTGATTTGAGGAAGTTCTGGACAGAATGAAGGAAAGTAATAAACTTTATGATTCCTAATCAAGCTGTATTTCCGTCTTTTGTTTAGCTTTTCGGCAAAGCTATTTCCGGATATATTTGGCAAGTAACCTTGTTTTAGGTAATTTGAAACCCTTATTATATTTAATCCCTTAGTTTGCTTTCTCAGTTTCAATCGTAAGACTTGTTCTTACACCTACCATTGCAATCAGACAAGTCCACTTTTACCTAAGACTTTGGACGTGCCCTCCACAAGAATGTTGTTTTTCTCATACCAAATTTGGACGTGCGTGTTTGTAAAATAGATCGAGGGAGGGATGTCATGGTAGATTGGTAGTTGATATCATCCTAGGTAGCCAGCTAATCTTTATCAATTCCCAGATAATCAATGTAATATTTGTATGACCATCACAGCTGGGAGGATGTTTTAGCACAATATCTTTGACCGACACACCGCATAAAATATTGAAACTGTTACAGAAACAAAGCCATGACAGTGAACATCATTTTTGTACTAGTAGGATTGGAGTCCGTAGAAAAGTCTTCAGTTTCCATAGGTCACGAACCCACAAAAACGGTTTCCGAATTCAAGTGCAACTTGGAATGAGGAGTTTAAATCGCCAACAAAGTTATTGAACAATTAGAAGTTCTTTGAGTATCCGGTAGGGGTAAAATATCGCACATGCAGTTATCACGCGAAGCGGTGCATTATAAGGGGGGGAAATCACTCGCATATAGCATATTCCGGATGACGAAACTGATGAGGTCATAAAGTCACGAATAAAGTGTGGAAGTGGTGCG
The nucleotide sequence above comes from Papaver somniferum cultivar HN1 chromosome 8, ASM357369v1, whole genome shotgun sequence. Encoded proteins:
- the LOC113305035 gene encoding F-box protein CPR1-like, whose translation is MSMWRLPEEIEVDIFLKLPVNSILACRCVCKPWCGLLTKPKFIKDHLDLTIQSNNNNNPRLMFGQSQYDQGKNPIINSVDYKSISSSSSSSASDFPEMKVVSMEYPFEKINTKAIVFLGSCTGLICLGVSNNGTSINEKNWICIWNPSTGEYIDIKLHILEFREKASYCYRYGFGYGSNIDDYKLVQISGYDNCWSQIVKVCTIGSKCWKTIQSKHPYVFSGQLHENLHGVFINGVLHWSGATKATFGITGKHIVCFDINEERFMDIPFPEETVLPLQQHQETYREVGVLGDCLCVVFSVIGTRTDVWVMQDYGVRESWTKIFTTTQETMTRDRFLKPIWSFENGDILVHSCGQSSLCNHNNGNTTRKVLFDGINMGRYPESYVESLVSLKSRTYVKKRITNGNKESSDED